GCAGGCTCCGGGGCAGCAGCCGCCGTCGGCCCAGCAGCCGCCCGCCACGCCGCCGCCGGGCGGGCAGGCCACGACGTACGCGCCGCAGCAGGGCCAGTTCTTCCAGCCGCCGGCCGACCAGAACAAACCGGGCACTCCGCCCGGAGGTTTCCGACAGCAAGGCTGAAACCCCTTCGCATTACCCACCCGCTGTGACTCTCCGTGTCACAGCGGGTGTTTTTATGGGCCCGGTGCCACGACCGGGTGGGCGTTGGATTCGCCACGTCCGCCCGGCGGCGTGCCTCACCCGGACGGCCGAGTGCGGATGTCATGGTCGGGGACATGCAGGTGCTCACCAGTCCCGGACGCCCCGCGGGCGACGAGCCGGTGGGCGACTCCGTTGACCAGGATGTCCCGCAGGCGCCCCGGTTGCGGGTGTTGCTCGCCGCGGCGCTCGGCCCGCTCGTCACCGGCTACGCGGTGGTCGCCACGCTGCTCGCGCTCGTCGCGCTGACCGCCCAGCACGCGATCTTCTCCGCAGGCGGCGTGCTGCTGTCGGCGGGACCTGGCTGGCTGGCGGCTTACCAGGTCGAACTCGGGATCGGCGGCCATCCGCTCGGCATGCTGCCGCTGTTGCCGACAGTCGGCGTGGTGCTGCTGGTCGCGCGGGCAGCGGCCAAGGCGGTGCGCCGGCTTCGCTGCGCCCGGCTACGGCACGCCGTCCCACTGCTCGCCACGATTTCCGGCGCGCATCTGCTATTCGGTCTGCTGATTTCGCTGCTGTCGATCGGCGAGCCGGTGCGGGCGAACTTCGCGCTCGCCGCGCTGGTGCCTGCCGTGCTCTCCGGACTCGCGGCCACCGCCGGGGTGCTTCGCTGGTTTGGCATGCCGCGGGTGCTTGCGGACCGGCTCGATCCGCTGGCCCTTCGCGGGCTTCGCGCGGGCTTGCTCGGACTGTTCGCGCTGCTGGCCGCCGGTGCGTTGACGCTGACCGCCGCCACCGCGCTGTCCGCGCGCACGGTGTCCGGCCTGTTCGAGCCGTCGTTCGGGAGCAGCTTCGGCCTGTTCCTGCTTTCCGTGCTGTACCTGCCGAACGCCGTGGTCGCCGCGATGTCGTTCGTGAGCGGGCCCGGGTTCAGCATCGGCAGCCTCAACGTGCACCTCATCGGCTACCGCGGCGGTTCCGTTCCCGGAGTGCCGCTGCTCGGGGGCGTCCCGGAGCACGCGGCGTCGTGGTGGCCGGCGCTGCTGGTGCTGCCGCTGGCGGTCGGGGTGCTGGTCGGCTGGTCGGTCCGCGCGGTCGACGAGGATCCGGCGGCGCGGCTGCGGGTCGTGGTCGTCGCGGGCGCGGTGGTCGGGTTCGGCTGCGTGCTGCTGGGCACTCTCGCCGGCGGACGCCTCGGCGACGGTCCGTTCGACCCGGTCAGCGTCCCGGTCGGGGTGGCGTCGATC
The nucleotide sequence above comes from Amycolatopsis sp. AA4. Encoded proteins:
- a CDS encoding DUF6350 family protein, which encodes MQVLTSPGRPAGDEPVGDSVDQDVPQAPRLRVLLAAALGPLVTGYAVVATLLALVALTAQHAIFSAGGVLLSAGPGWLAAYQVELGIGGHPLGMLPLLPTVGVVLLVARAAAKAVRRLRCARLRHAVPLLATISGAHLLFGLLISLLSIGEPVRANFALAALVPAVLSGLAATAGVLRWFGMPRVLADRLDPLALRGLRAGLLGLFALLAAGALTLTAATALSARTVSGLFEPSFGSSFGLFLLSVLYLPNAVVAAMSFVSGPGFSIGSLNVHLIGYRGGSVPGVPLLGGVPEHAASWWPALLVLPLAVGVLVGWSVRAVDEDPAARLRVVVVAGAVVGFGCVLLGTLAGGRLGDGPFDPVSVPVGVASIVAFCWVVIPAGFVAFFAGAHSPMRPVGSLEVEDLEAEDAVEPEAETEAEESESEEDVADTDEAEEASEDSAEEDSDQAEDDEDFDAEADAELGLDLPEDEPEAEAAETEDKTADEPGDKTADEPGDEPETPVEQPEAVTESTEDSGDAKPAEDDR